From one Accipiter gentilis chromosome 3, bAccGen1.1, whole genome shotgun sequence genomic stretch:
- the LOC126052611 gene encoding uncharacterized protein LOC126052611, whose protein sequence is MEASLTCAVCLSLFEEPVTLPLCSHNFCRGCVLECLASAEAARLQQQQQQQRGQGQAQARLSRGGPGPGAGAGAGGGAAGARVSCPLCRKLCPLPRGGAAALPVNTTLAEVVKLYRSGAAGAAKAGEAEPGQGPGLLSPLALGGTCHKHPSRLVQLYCRMCRQAGCGQCVSEEHQGIFHSVNLMDTVYQEEKLTFFSSLKKMRIINEKLMNEISSQPNDTDTVLNSDAEIIALEFGEIFKTLEMKKRQLLEDVENQRSKKEKEFQIWKKMKETHKKTIENFLKDCEKLVHECDPQRFLEVACGLNTRMKTQLDLMNIASSYEKPPEYTQKKMDIKPVVNEILALKLMPVNVGIVKDLPSGGNENSTKNTLVKNNIKQWQDQKNIPNTFLPVAGQEEALADGSRICTRLMSISEMSAFQNMSHEELRYRYYMERQKLTDEFKTQTLPANKKYKFVTPEALKDRSSGTPFVPSPAKANNTDKGKTGTLQRADGFERSFSGTSNHSIPSTNMNFSETNGDLKLFHERSSQEVTTPALSENSKDLVIKEKLPMQASAVTVSNEMDTNSSTSSGLKPAASVNVTVSNSEFLDISAERLSASPFAFSACNNSLPRFIKDAGTFSFKKKDRKYVFPQFYLGKCDRAVKTDNENESKFRKHGPVTKNAVSDASTSPNVDSAESEKPDFLFPFGNSERDCFAGLGVSNSFKVLPLSSFFSQSEKPFDKSTSSHMREKTLSAKETAEYGTQKPSVSWEQKANASESITAVACSTSEPNTASGINDVSESPLLPSNCVFSFKNNCFQLPSTVFSFGSIVRNTSDSLTSSVFLSGNSTEKTEEEKIKSDKTPLNLGKLVSSQCAEPASRHSHPKCEGSFFPVNSSEKTESTDSNRSCSQPFCSVFLPVKYENASSTQLTISTTKQETKVKDEGSETVAEINSSCPRREDEPESVQFQNAACSVPGMCNDPPLGGSVLTVNEAGGMPSDSDSDTEELSQTSISTDTSSASEYFSVAEDKTSTRRKSET, encoded by the exons ATGGAGGCCAGCCTGACGTGCGCCGTGTGCCTGTCCCTCTTCGAGGAGCCGGTGACGCTGCccctctgctcgcacaacttctGCCGGGGCTGCGTGCTGgagtgcctggcctcggccgagGCCGCccgcctgcagcagcagcagcagcagcagcgggggcaggggcaggcgcAGGCCCGCCTCTCCCgggggggaccggggccgggcgcgggcgcgggcgctggcggcggcgcggccggcgccCGGGTGTCGTGCCCGCTGTGCAGGAAGCTGTGCCCGCTGCcccgcggcggcgccgccgcgctGCCGGTCAACACCACGCTGGCGGAGGTGGTCAAGCTCTACCGGTCCGGCGCGGCAGGGGCCGCCAAGGCGGGGGAGGCAGAGCcggggcagggccctggcctgcTCTCCCCCCTGGCGCTCGGGGGAACCTGCCACAAGCATCCGAGCCGGCTGGTGCAGCTGTACTGCCGCATGTGCCGCCAGGCGGGGTGCGGGCAGTGCGTCTCTGAGGAGCACCAAGGCATCTTCCACTCCGTCAACCTCATGGACACCGTGTACCAGGAGGAAAAA TTAACCTTCTTCAGcagtctgaaaaaaatgagaataataaatgAGAAGCTGATGAATGAAATTTCAAGTCAACCAAATGATACGGAC ACGGTGCTGAACAGTGATGCAGAAATAATTGCACTGGAATTTGGAGAAATTTTCAAAACCCTGGAAATGAAGAAACGGCAATTGCTAGAAGATGTTGAAAatcaaagaagtaaaaaagagaaagaatttcagatttggaagaaaatgaaggaaactcACAAGAAGACCATTGAGAATTTTTTGAAGGATTGTGAAAAGCTTGTCCATGAGTGTGATCCTCAGCGTTTCCTGGAG GTGGCCTGTGGCTTGAATACaag aatGAAAACTCAGCTTGACCTGATGAATATAGCATCCAGCTATGAAAAACCACCAGAATATACTCAAAAGAAGATGGATATCAAACCTGTGGTTAATGAAATCTTGGCTTTGAAGTTAATGCCTGTTAATGTAGGCATTGTTAAAG ATCTACCTTCTGGAGGAAATGAGAATTCAACAAAAAATACTCtagttaaaaataacataaagcaATGGCAGGACCAGAAGAATATACCCAACACGTTTCTT cctGTAGCAGGACAGGAGGAAGCACTAGCAGATGGTAGCAGGATCTGTACTCGCTTAATGTCAATATCAGAAATGTCAGCGTTTCAAAATATGAGTCATGAG GAGTTACGTTACAGATACTATATGGAACGTCAGAAGCTCACTGATGAGTTCAAGACACAAACTTTACCTGCAAATAAAAAGTATAAATTTGTAACTCCTGAGGCTTTGAAGGATAGGTCCTCAGGAACGCCTTTTGTACCTTCACCTGCCAAAGCAAATAACACAgataaaggaaaaacaggaaccctgcaaagagcagatgGCTTTGAGAGAAGCTTTTCTGGAACCAGTAATCACAGCATCCCATCCACAAATATGaacttttctgaaacaaatggtgacttaaaattatttcatgagaGAAGTTCCCAGGAAGTAACCACTCCAGCCTTATCAGAAAACTCCAAAGACTtagtaattaaagaaaaattgcCAATGCAGGCATCGGCAGTTACTGTTTCCAACGAAATGGACACAAATTCTAGCACTTCATCTGGCTTAAAACCAGCAGCATCAGTAAATGTTACCGTTTCAAATTCAGAATTTCTAGATATTTCTGCAGAGAGACTTTCTGCTTCACCTTTTGCTTTCAGTGCATGTAACAACTCATTACCCAGATTTATTAAAGATGCAGGTACATTTTCCTTCAAAAAGAAAGACAGGAAATATGTTTTCCCTCAATTTTATCTAGGAAAATGTGATCGTGCAGTTAAAACTGATAATGAGAATGAAAGCAAGTTTAGAAAACATGGTCCTGTaacaaaaaatgcagtttctgatGCTTCAACCAGTCCTAATGTAGACTCAGCAGAAAGTGAGAAACCagattttttgtttccctttggcAATTCAGAAAGAGATTGTTTTGCAGGATTGGGAGTCAGCAATTCATTTAAGGTTTTACCATTATCCTCATTTTTTAGCCAATCTGAGAAGCCATTTGACAAAAGTACGTCATCTCACATGAGAGAAAAAACACTTTCTGCAAAGGAAACTGCAGAATATGGTACACAGAAACCATCTGTCTCATGGGAACAGAAAGCTAATGCCTCAGAATCCATCACAGCTGTAGCTTGCAGTACTTCAGAACCCAACACTGCATCTGGGATAAATGATGTATCAGAGTCCCCCCTTCTCCCCAGTAACTGTgtattttccttcaaaaataactGTTTCCAGTTGCCTTCAACAGTATTTTCATTTGGAAGTATTGTCAGAAATACCTCTGATTCGCTGACTTCCTCTGTGTTTTTGTCTGGAAATAGTactgaaaaaacagaagaagagaaGATAAAATCTGACAAAACACCTCTAAATCTAGGGAAGCTTGTATCTTCACAGTGTGCAGAGCCTGCTTCTAGACATAGTCATCCAAAATGTGAAGGTTCATTCTTTCCTGTGAACTCATCTGAGAAAACTGAAAGCACAGATAGTAATCGTTCTTGTAGTCAGCCTTTTTGTTCAGTTTTCCTTCCTGTTAAATATGAGAACGCATCTTCTACTCAACTTACTATttcaacaacaaaacaagaaacaaaggtAAAAGATGAAGGAAGTGAAACTGTTGCTGAGATCAACTCTTCCTGTCCTAGGAGGGAAGATGAACCTGAGTCTGTACAGTTTCAGAATGCAGCTTGTTCTGTTCCTGGCATGTGCAATGATCCACCTTTAGGAGGTTCTGTGCTTACGGTAAATGAAGCAGGAGGAATGCCAAGTGACAGCGATTCTGACACTGAAGAGCTAAGTCAAACATCCATCTCTACTGACACCAGCAGTgcatcagaatatttttctgttgctgaagaCAAAACATCCACTAGAAGAAAATCAGAGACATGA